One region of Brevinematales bacterium genomic DNA includes:
- a CDS encoding argininosuccinate synthase, translating into MKIVLAYSGGLDTSVILKYLKDRYNAEIIAFIANLGQEDNFEKIKDKALKTGASKVYIEDLREEFVKEVIWKVLKAEAKYENYLLGTSMARPIIARKQVEIARFENADAVAHGATGKGNDQVRFELTYKALAPDLKIISPWKDEDFLSKFKGRNDMIKYAEENNIPVEATTKKPYSTDPNLAHISYEGGILEDPTKPYDEEMFKMTISPEKASDTPEEVEITFHAGIPITVNNKNLEPHILLSELNKIGGRNGIGRVDIVENRLVGIKSRGVYETPGLTILYSAHNLLSQLVWDRDITSLKEMLSIKYAELVYYGKWFHPLRYAIDEFFDYINRYVSGKVKLKLYKGNIIPLSRESQYSIYDPDLSSFEGVELYDHKDAKGFINLYGLPTKIMGMKRMV; encoded by the coding sequence ATGAAAATAGTCTTAGCATACTCTGGTGGACTTGACACATCGGTAATACTAAAATATCTAAAGGATAGGTATAACGCAGAGATAATAGCATTTATCGCAAACTTAGGACAAGAAGACAATTTTGAAAAGATAAAAGATAAAGCACTTAAGACAGGCGCAAGCAAAGTATACATTGAGGATTTGAGAGAAGAATTTGTAAAAGAGGTAATCTGGAAGGTCCTAAAGGCCGAAGCGAAATACGAAAACTATCTGCTTGGAACATCAATGGCAAGACCTATCATAGCGAGAAAACAAGTTGAAATAGCAAGATTTGAAAATGCTGATGCAGTAGCACACGGAGCAACAGGAAAAGGTAATGATCAAGTTAGATTTGAACTAACATACAAAGCACTAGCACCAGATCTGAAAATAATATCACCCTGGAAAGATGAAGACTTTCTCTCAAAATTCAAAGGCAGGAATGATATGATAAAATACGCGGAAGAAAATAATATACCAGTTGAAGCAACAACTAAAAAACCTTATAGCACTGATCCAAACTTAGCACACATAAGCTACGAAGGTGGAATATTAGAAGATCCTACAAAACCATATGATGAAGAAATGTTCAAAATGACAATATCACCAGAAAAAGCATCAGATACTCCAGAAGAAGTAGAGATAACATTCCACGCAGGAATACCTATAACAGTAAACAACAAAAATCTAGAACCACATATACTACTATCAGAACTAAACAAAATAGGTGGTAGAAACGGAATAGGTAGAGTTGATATAGTAGAAAACAGACTAGTAGGTATAAAATCAAGAGGAGTATATGAAACTCCTGGATTAACAATACTATACTCAGCACATAATCTTTTATCACAACTAGTATGGGACAGAGATATAACGTCATTAAAGGAAATGCTATCAATAAAATACGCAGAATTGGTGTATTATGGGAAATGGTTCCACCCTTTGAGATATGCTATTGATGAATTTTTTGACTACATAAACAGATACGTATCAGGTAAAGTCAAGCTAAAACTATACAAAGGTAATATCATACCACTTTCTAGAGAAAGTCAATACTCCATATACGATCCAGATTTATCATCATTCGAAGGTGTAGAACTCTATGATCACAAAGATGCAAAAGGATTCATAAAT